The following coding sequences lie in one Arachis ipaensis cultivar K30076 chromosome B05, Araip1.1, whole genome shotgun sequence genomic window:
- the LOC107642065 gene encoding uncharacterized protein At1g05835-like — protein MGAMNNKVITLISIFFFLAFISQCYGECQLSGLKLEQESEGKINGTEEFRVWLTTECPCKFANVLLSCSGFKSKESINPAILKIQGNTCLINDGYPVTMYHPVTFTYSWADTPFPFHVATAKVIC, from the exons ATGGGTGCCATGAACAACAAAGTTATCACACTTATCAGCatatttttctttcttgcctTTATTTCTCAAT GCTATGGCGAGTGCCAATTAAGTGGTCTTAAGCTTGAGCAGGAATCTGAGGGCAAAATAAATGGAACGGAAGAGTTTCGAGTTTGGTTAACCACCGAGTGTCCATGTAAATTCGCTAATGTCCTTCTAAGTTGTTCAGGATTTAAAAGTAAGGAGTCTATTAACCCTGCAATTTTGAAAATTCAGGGAAACACTTGTCTTATCAACGATGGTTACCCAGTAACTATGTACCATCCTGTTACCTTCACATATTCATGGGCAGACACTCCTTTTCCCTTTCATGTTGCTACGGCAAAAGTTATTTGCTAA